The proteins below come from a single Malus sylvestris chromosome 3, drMalSylv7.2, whole genome shotgun sequence genomic window:
- the LOC126616727 gene encoding SNF1-related protein kinase regulatory subunit beta-3-like: MNNSFGDDYDEATVAGFEVLRSPDASYNNVYPGNEDEAQDPPLVPPQLQQTLLSYPASADTTGTIPLPQNVTLNHLYIENRETPRSVVALGFTHRIRSKFVTVVLYKPVQRRGTTSS, from the exons ATGAACAACTCATTTGGTGATGATTAT GATGAAGCAACTGTTGCAGGATTTGAAGTTTTAAGATCACCCGATGCAAGTTACAACAATGTGTACCCAGGGAATGAAGACGAGGCCCAGGATCCACCTCTTGTCCCTCCACAGCTGCAACAGACGTTACTTAGTTACCCAGCAAGTGCAGACACTACGGGAACTATTCCCTTACCGCAAAACGTGACACTCAACCATCTTTACATTGAGAACCGGGAGACCCCACGATCTGTGGTCGCACTTGGGTTCACTCATCGCATTCGTTCAAAATTTGTTACAGTTGTGCTATACAAACCAGTTCAAAGAAGGGGCACTACCAGCAGTTAG